A section of the Candidatus Cloacimonadota bacterium genome encodes:
- a CDS encoding thermonuclease family protein, which produces MRYRITKKSLLSLALGLIVLLAVRFLSAKEIRGQVVSIQDGDTITVLQGRTTCKVRLAAVDCPEKGQAFGNVAKQFTSDLVFGKAVKVKYEELDRYNRYLGTVYIGGKNLNKELLKAGLAWHYKQYSKDPVLAALEVKARQDRKGLWSDPKAIPPWEFRRLKREKA; this is translated from the coding sequence ATGAGATACAGGATCACCAAAAAATCCCTGCTGAGCCTGGCGCTGGGGCTGATCGTCCTACTGGCCGTTCGTTTCCTTTCCGCGAAAGAAATCCGGGGCCAGGTGGTCTCCATCCAGGATGGCGACACCATCACGGTTTTGCAGGGCAGAACCACCTGTAAAGTGCGCCTGGCAGCGGTGGATTGCCCGGAAAAGGGGCAGGCTTTCGGCAATGTTGCCAAACAATTCACATCCGACCTCGTTTTTGGCAAGGCCGTGAAAGTGAAATATGAGGAACTCGACCGCTACAATAGATATCTGGGCACCGTTTACATCGGCGGGAAGAACCTGAACAAGGAACTGCTGAAAGCCGGCTTGGCCTGGCATTACAAGCAATACAGCAAAGACCCGGTTTTGGCTGCCCTGGAAGTGAAGGCCAGGCAGGACAGGAAAGGCCTCTGGTCTGACCCCAAAGCCATCCCGCCCTGGGAGTTCCGCCGCCTGAAAAGAGAAAAAGCTTGA
- a CDS encoding phosphoglycerate kinase: protein MTSIPCFLEADLHGKTVLVRMDHNVVKKGKIKDPMRIEATIPTLLHIFKKGGRPILMSHVGRPYNKATGAITISEGEAVGPIVKYLEDKLQLRGLIPDCPAEGEKGITDLSPIGAAVSAMKEGKADFVYLPNTRWFKGEESKNEDSDALAAKLASFADLFINDAFGSWQPHASTFNITKYLPSYAGLLMLKEIANLQKVFEPRKPLVSVVAGSKFDTKIGPLSSLIKISDKLVLGGVLYNAYLAVKYQIGIKGLEPSDLEMAEKFLQEAGPLKDRIVEPPYIIESDSFENAESWRVHKISDLKPGTQLNYVLDVAPESFSEPAVQEVFAGAATVFVNAVMGYTALFTEGTKAMYSLIDKNTGAQKLFGGGDTIQDFRGLLPGIFAKAVNDPQYYFFTGGGAVLDSIVNGSPYGMKPVQALIKES from the coding sequence ATGACAAGCATTCCCTGTTTCCTGGAAGCGGACCTCCACGGAAAAACCGTGCTGGTGCGCATGGACCACAATGTTGTGAAAAAAGGCAAGATCAAAGACCCGATGAGGATCGAAGCCACGATCCCCACCCTGCTGCATATTTTCAAGAAGGGTGGCCGCCCCATTTTGATGAGCCACGTGGGCAGGCCTTACAACAAAGCCACCGGAGCCATCACCATTTCCGAAGGCGAGGCGGTTGGCCCCATCGTTAAGTATCTGGAGGATAAACTCCAGTTGCGCGGACTGATTCCTGACTGTCCGGCTGAAGGCGAAAAGGGGATAACTGACCTTAGCCCCATCGGCGCAGCGGTTTCCGCCATGAAAGAGGGCAAGGCGGATTTCGTGTATCTGCCCAACACCCGCTGGTTCAAAGGCGAAGAGAGCAAAAACGAGGATTCTGACGCCCTGGCCGCCAAACTGGCCTCTTTTGCGGACCTCTTCATCAATGATGCTTTTGGTTCCTGGCAGCCGCATGCCTCCACCTTCAACATCACCAAGTATCTGCCTTCCTATGCCGGACTGCTGATGCTGAAAGAGATCGCCAACCTGCAGAAGGTCTTCGAGCCCCGCAAACCCCTGGTTTCCGTGGTGGCTGGCTCGAAATTCGACACTAAGATAGGACCCCTTTCCTCCCTCATCAAAATCAGCGACAAACTCGTGCTGGGCGGGGTTCTCTACAACGCCTACCTGGCTGTGAAATACCAAATCGGAATCAAGGGCCTGGAACCCTCCGACCTGGAAATGGCGGAAAAATTCCTGCAGGAAGCCGGACCCCTGAAAGACCGCATCGTTGAACCTCCTTATATAATAGAATCGGACAGCTTTGAAAACGCTGAAAGCTGGAGAGTCCACAAAATCTCCGACCTGAAGCCCGGCACCCAGCTAAACTATGTGCTGGACGTTGCCCCGGAATCCTTTTCAGAACCCGCAGTGCAGGAAGTCTTTGCCGGGGCCGCCACCGTTTTCGTGAATGCCGTGATGGGCTACACCGCCCTCTTCACCGAGGGCACCAAAGCTATGTACAGCCTGATCGACAAGAACACCGGTGCGCAGAAACTCTTCGGTGGCGGCGACACCATCCAGGATTTCCGAGGTCTGCTGCCCGGCATTTTCGCAAAAGCGGTGAATGATCCTCAATACTACTTTTTCACCGGCGGCGGGGCTGTCCTCGACTCCATCGTGAACGGCTCGCCCTACGGCATGAAGCCTGTCCAGGCCCTCATCAAAGAGTCCTGA
- a CDS encoding methylmalonyl-CoA mutase has protein sequence MELQELDLRKEFPPPSLEEWKQAVVASLKGADFDKVMRTKTYEGITLKPIYTKEDVAGLGFTDALPGEAPHQRGNAPQGFASQGWKVAQAQTTQDLAALNREILDELSRGLSAVNLVLKHDDFPAGIELRSAEDLATALKGVDLKAAPLMAQMDMGDPDLFSWLEEFCAQTKQDLSQLDGCLGFDPTGEFARKGFLNLPLEDVWSRVGAEVARRVEKAPRLRCLSIDATVYASSGASAVQELAFALSTAIGYIQGLQVSGLEIDKIAPLFQVKFSLGSNLFMEIAKIRAFRMLWSEMVKAFGGNDESRRIWIHGKTSTFNKSGYDLYVNMLRTSTEGFAGVVAGVDSLEIDRFDATLDVEATKFSKRLARNQQLILAEEAHLSRVADPAGGCYYIESLTADLASQAWKMMQELEAGGGMIRGLKAGTIHTMIDAVAQARIDAVHKRRDVFVGVNMYANPDDALPALAEASVDDSKAAVRLEWGALPKRRAVEALEQFRSRMAAYGKKVFLITMGSLAEYKVRADFATGFLQVGGFIVVEGTGYTDVQSAVEAAGDYEAVCICSTDDKYPELVPALCAQLKDKIKILAGYPADQVEAHKQSGIDVFIHLRANLLDTLQYLAARMGVQK, from the coding sequence ATGGAACTTCAAGAACTGGACCTCCGCAAGGAGTTTCCGCCGCCCAGCCTGGAAGAATGGAAACAGGCCGTGGTGGCCAGCCTTAAAGGCGCTGATTTCGACAAGGTGATGCGCACCAAAACTTACGAAGGCATCACCCTGAAACCCATATACACAAAGGAAGACGTGGCCGGACTGGGCTTCACGGACGCCCTGCCGGGCGAAGCTCCCCACCAGCGGGGAAACGCGCCTCAGGGCTTTGCCAGCCAAGGCTGGAAAGTGGCCCAGGCACAGACCACCCAAGACCTGGCGGCCCTGAACCGGGAAATTCTGGATGAGCTTTCCCGGGGACTTTCTGCTGTTAACCTCGTTCTGAAACACGACGATTTTCCCGCTGGAATCGAGCTCCGCTCCGCGGAAGACCTGGCCACTGCCCTGAAAGGGGTGGACCTGAAAGCTGCACCGCTCATGGCTCAAATGGATATGGGCGATCCCGACCTCTTCTCCTGGCTGGAGGAGTTTTGCGCCCAAACCAAACAGGACCTGAGCCAGCTTGACGGCTGCCTCGGCTTCGATCCCACTGGCGAGTTTGCCCGCAAGGGATTTCTGAACCTGCCTCTGGAAGATGTTTGGAGCCGGGTGGGCGCTGAAGTTGCGCGCAGGGTGGAAAAAGCTCCCAGGCTGCGCTGCCTTTCCATCGACGCCACGGTCTATGCCTCCAGCGGAGCCTCAGCCGTGCAGGAACTCGCTTTCGCCCTGTCCACCGCCATCGGTTATATCCAGGGCTTGCAGGTCAGCGGCTTGGAAATCGACAAGATCGCCCCGCTGTTTCAGGTGAAGTTTTCCCTCGGTTCCAATTTGTTCATGGAAATAGCCAAGATCAGGGCTTTCCGGATGCTGTGGAGCGAGATGGTAAAAGCTTTCGGCGGCAATGACGAGTCCCGCCGCATCTGGATCCACGGAAAAACCTCCACCTTCAACAAAAGCGGCTATGACCTCTATGTGAACATGCTGCGCACCAGCACGGAAGGGTTTGCCGGGGTCGTTGCAGGGGTGGACAGCCTTGAGATAGACCGTTTCGACGCAACGCTGGACGTCGAGGCCACCAAGTTTTCCAAACGGCTTGCCCGCAACCAGCAGCTTATCCTGGCCGAGGAAGCCCATCTGAGCAGGGTTGCCGACCCCGCAGGCGGATGCTATTATATCGAAAGCCTCACCGCGGATCTGGCAAGCCAGGCCTGGAAAATGATGCAGGAGCTGGAAGCCGGGGGCGGAATGATCCGCGGCCTCAAAGCCGGGACCATCCACACCATGATCGACGCTGTGGCCCAGGCAAGGATCGACGCCGTGCACAAAAGGAGAGATGTTTTCGTGGGCGTGAACATGTATGCCAATCCGGATGACGCTCTGCCGGCCTTGGCGGAAGCCTCTGTTGATGACAGCAAAGCCGCCGTGCGCCTCGAGTGGGGCGCCCTGCCGAAACGCCGAGCGGTGGAAGCTCTGGAACAATTCCGCTCCCGGATGGCGGCTTATGGCAAAAAGGTGTTCCTGATCACCATGGGCAGCCTGGCAGAATACAAGGTCCGCGCCGACTTCGCCACAGGCTTCCTGCAGGTGGGCGGATTTATCGTGGTGGAAGGAACTGGCTACACCGATGTTCAGTCCGCCGTGGAGGCCGCCGGGGACTACGAAGCTGTCTGCATCTGCAGTACGGACGACAAGTATCCCGAACTGGTGCCCGCGCTCTGCGCTCAACTGAAAGACAAGATAAAAATCCTGGCAGGCTATCCGGCCGACCAGGTGGAAGCTCACAAACAAAGCGGCATTGATGTCTTCATCCATCTGCGGGCAAACCTGCTGGACACCCTGCAATACCTGGCCGCCCGCATGGGGGTGCAAAAATGA
- the scpA gene encoding methylmalonyl-CoA mutase produces MKPDFTTLNPSFAAEPKAREAVASKAWRTNEQLDVKPLYTKADLDNLQHLDYLSGLPPFLRGPYPSMFVQRPWTIRQYAGFSTAEESNAFYRRNLAMGQKGLSIAFDLATHRGYDSDHPRVIGDVGKAGVAVDSILDMKILFDRIPLDRMSVSMTMNGAVIPIMAFYIVAAEEQGVKPEQLNGTIQNDILKEYMVRNTYIYPPEASMRIIADIFKYTSRNMPKFNSISISGYHMHEAGATADLEMAYTLADGLEYVRTAVNAGLDIDLIAPRLSFFWAEGMNYFMEVAKLRAARVLWAKIIKGFGAKNPKSMALRTHSQTSGWSLTEQDPYNNVIRTCVEALAATLGHTQSLHTNSLDEAIALPTDFSARIARNTQLFLQHETGITKVIDPWAGSYYLESLTDALMKRSWGHIMEVEKLGGMAKAIETGLPKLRIEEAAARRQAHIDSGEDTIVGVNKYRLEKEDPMEILEVDNSAVRESQIARLAKLRAERDEARVKACLGAITQAAKDKTGNLLELAVDAARARASLGEISSAMESVFGRHQASIKLINNVYSSEYAKMDEIEQVRALTDRFADREGRRPRILVAKMGQDGHDRGAKVVATAFADMGFDVDMGPLFQTPDETARQAVENDVHIVGMSSLAAGHKTLLPQLVEELAKLGREDILIVVGGVIPPQDYDFLLDKGATAIFGPGTKLPECATLLLEKLLQD; encoded by the coding sequence ATGAAACCTGATTTCACCACTCTGAATCCCAGCTTCGCCGCGGAACCCAAAGCGCGGGAAGCAGTCGCATCCAAAGCCTGGCGCACCAACGAACAGTTGGACGTGAAGCCGCTTTACACCAAGGCTGACCTGGACAACCTGCAGCATTTAGATTATCTTTCCGGCCTGCCGCCTTTCCTGCGGGGGCCTTATCCTTCCATGTTCGTCCAGCGGCCCTGGACCATCCGTCAATACGCGGGTTTTTCCACCGCCGAGGAATCCAACGCCTTTTACCGCCGCAATTTGGCCATGGGCCAGAAAGGCCTCTCCATCGCTTTTGACCTCGCCACCCACCGCGGATACGATTCCGATCATCCCCGGGTGATCGGTGACGTGGGCAAAGCTGGGGTGGCTGTGGACAGCATTCTGGACATGAAAATCCTCTTCGACAGGATACCGCTGGACAGGATGAGTGTTTCCATGACGATGAACGGTGCCGTGATTCCCATCATGGCCTTCTACATCGTGGCCGCTGAGGAACAGGGTGTGAAGCCGGAACAGCTTAACGGCACCATCCAGAACGACATCCTGAAGGAATACATGGTGCGCAACACCTACATCTATCCACCGGAAGCCTCCATGCGCATCATCGCTGACATCTTCAAATACACGTCGCGGAACATGCCTAAGTTCAACAGCATCAGCATTTCCGGCTATCACATGCATGAAGCAGGAGCCACCGCCGACCTGGAGATGGCATATACTTTGGCCGATGGCCTGGAATACGTGCGCACGGCCGTGAACGCTGGCCTGGACATCGATTTGATCGCGCCCCGGCTGTCATTCTTCTGGGCCGAGGGCATGAACTACTTCATGGAAGTGGCCAAGCTCCGCGCCGCAAGAGTGCTCTGGGCCAAGATCATCAAAGGTTTTGGGGCCAAAAACCCGAAGAGCATGGCGCTGCGCACCCATTCCCAAACCTCCGGCTGGAGCCTCACCGAGCAGGATCCCTACAACAACGTGATCCGCACCTGTGTGGAAGCCCTGGCCGCCACGCTGGGACACACGCAATCCCTGCACACCAATTCCCTGGACGAAGCCATTGCCCTGCCCACCGATTTCAGCGCCCGCATCGCCCGCAACACCCAGCTCTTCCTGCAGCACGAGACCGGCATCACCAAGGTTATCGACCCCTGGGCCGGCTCCTACTATCTGGAAAGCCTTACGGACGCCCTGATGAAGCGCTCCTGGGGCCACATCATGGAAGTGGAGAAACTGGGCGGCATGGCCAAGGCCATCGAAACAGGCCTGCCCAAACTGCGCATCGAGGAAGCAGCCGCCAGAAGGCAGGCGCACATCGATTCCGGAGAAGACACCATCGTGGGCGTGAATAAATACCGTCTGGAGAAGGAAGACCCGATGGAAATCCTGGAAGTGGACAACTCCGCTGTGCGCGAATCCCAGATCGCCCGCTTGGCCAAACTCCGCGCCGAACGCGACGAAGCCAGGGTGAAAGCCTGCCTCGGCGCCATCACCCAGGCAGCTAAAGACAAAACCGGAAACCTGCTCGAGCTGGCGGTGGACGCTGCCCGGGCCAGAGCTTCCCTGGGCGAGATTTCCAGCGCCATGGAATCCGTCTTCGGACGCCACCAGGCTTCCATCAAACTCATCAACAACGTTTACAGCAGCGAGTATGCCAAAATGGATGAAATAGAACAAGTTCGCGCCCTCACAGACAGGTTTGCCGACCGCGAGGGACGCCGCCCCCGCATCCTGGTTGCCAAAATGGGCCAGGACGGCCACGACCGCGGCGCAAAGGTGGTTGCCACCGCTTTTGCCGACATGGGTTTCGACGTGGACATGGGACCCCTGTTCCAGACCCCGGACGAAACAGCCCGCCAGGCAGTGGAAAACGACGTCCACATCGTCGGCATGAGTTCACTGGCCGCCGGCCACAAGACCCTGCTGCCGCAACTGGTGGAGGAACTGGCAAAGCTTGGCCGCGAGGATATCCTAATCGTGGTTGGGGGCGTGATTCCGCCCCAGGACTACGATTTCCTGCTGGACAAAGGCGCCACGGCCATTTTCGGGCCCGGCACCAAACTGCCTGAATGCGCCACCCTGTTGCTGGAAAAACTGTTGCAGGATTGA